The Bacteroidales bacterium WCE2008 genome includes a region encoding these proteins:
- a CDS encoding Na+-driven multidrug efflux pump, with amino-acid sequence MSVSSSRRIAKNSVFLYIRMLVIMLINIFSVRYVLKGLGVVDYGVFNVVAGLVTMFASLRSIVSSATLRFHAYAIGEGNESKVSDVFTASCNIYALLALIILIGGEAVGLWFINTQADIPLDRVSAANWVYQLTIFSFVIGLMTVPFSSLIFAYERMGVFSIISVGECLLKFILAYFLIYIPSDHLVFYGLGLLIIQSIHFLAYYVTARNGCGTFHYRRKVEKTLYKQLISFSGWTLFSSSASVGISQLVTMITNVFFGPVVNAARAIAFQMNSAMNSFTGNIIMAIRPPMIKQYAEGDYEKVKRYFNFSNKTIFYSFLLIILPIYLEMETVLRVWLDVSDKQTVLFCRLILIYAIVLSLNNPIAIIVQATGNIRAYSTYVEIPTLLCFPITWLLYAIGQPAEAAFYVMIGAIMTSHVIRLICLKRLFSLFSYKEYVVDFILPALGVLSVMFFVEYAIHMCIHVILCRLIAMFVAGGITMIILCSIGGFSKFEREALISLLKLNRFFPRG; translated from the coding sequence ATGTCAGTTTCTAGTTCGAGGCGCATAGCAAAGAATTCAGTGTTCCTATACATAAGAATGCTCGTAATAATGCTGATTAATATTTTCAGCGTTCGTTACGTGCTTAAGGGACTTGGTGTAGTAGATTATGGCGTTTTTAATGTTGTTGCTGGACTTGTGACGATGTTTGCTAGCTTGCGAAGCATTGTGTCTTCAGCTACATTGCGTTTTCATGCGTATGCGATTGGGGAAGGAAACGAATCTAAGGTAAGTGATGTTTTTACTGCGAGTTGCAATATTTATGCTCTTCTCGCTCTAATAATTCTCATTGGAGGGGAAGCAGTAGGATTATGGTTTATTAATACTCAGGCTGATATCCCTCTTGATCGAGTATCTGCGGCAAACTGGGTATATCAGCTGACTATTTTCTCATTCGTCATTGGCTTAATGACGGTCCCGTTTTCCTCTCTAATCTTCGCGTATGAGAGAATGGGTGTATTCTCCATTATTAGTGTGGGGGAGTGTCTTCTAAAGTTTATCTTGGCGTATTTCTTAATCTATATTCCAAGTGATCATCTAGTTTTTTACGGTCTTGGGCTTTTGATAATTCAGAGTATTCATTTCCTTGCGTATTATGTGACTGCAAGAAATGGTTGTGGCACTTTCCATTATCGAAGAAAAGTGGAGAAAACATTGTATAAACAGTTAATCTCATTCTCTGGATGGACCTTATTTAGTTCTTCAGCCAGCGTTGGAATATCTCAACTTGTAACTATGATTACAAATGTGTTCTTTGGCCCTGTCGTTAACGCTGCTCGAGCAATCGCTTTTCAGATGAATAGTGCAATGAATTCATTTACTGGAAACATCATTATGGCTATTCGTCCTCCTATGATTAAACAGTATGCTGAAGGCGATTATGAGAAAGTGAAAAGGTATTTTAACTTCAGTAATAAAACAATATTCTACAGTTTTTTGCTCATTATTTTACCTATTTACTTGGAGATGGAGACTGTTTTGCGCGTTTGGCTTGATGTGTCGGACAAACAAACTGTCCTTTTTTGTCGACTGATTCTGATCTACGCGATAGTTCTCTCTTTAAATAATCCGATAGCAATCATTGTTCAAGCGACAGGAAACATACGAGCCTATAGTACTTATGTAGAGATACCTACATTGTTATGTTTCCCTATAACATGGCTTTTATATGCTATCGGCCAGCCTGCTGAGGCTGCTTTTTATGTTATGATAGGTGCCATTATGACATCACATGTAATTCGACTTATCTGTCTTAAACGATTATTCTCTTTGTTCTCATACAAAGAATATGTCGTGGATTTTATACTACCTGCTTTAGGGGTTTTATCCGTGATGTTTTTCGTGGAATATGCTATTCATATGTGTATTCATGTTATCTTATGTCGTTTGATAGCCATGTTTGTTGCGGGGGGCATTACGATGATTATTTTATGTTCTATAGGTGGGTTTAGTAAGTTTGAACGTGAGGCTTTGATATCTCTTTTGAAGCTTAATCGGTTTTTCCCTCGAGGATAG
- a CDS encoding dTDP-4-dehydrorhamnose reductase, whose amino-acid sequence MKFFVCGCNGMAGHTISLYLQEQGHEVYGFDLRESALIKSFAGNAFDTETIARVIKEGNYDTVINCIGVLNQFAENNHALAAFLNSYFPHFLAKITEGTDTQVIHMTTDCVFSGKKGSYTEHDLRDGETFYDRSKALGELEDDKNLSLRNSIVGADINPTGIGLLNWFMNNTTGEHPVVNGYTKAMWTGQCTYQLAKTMEAAAKERAHGLVNAVPDTDISKYELLKLFNKYLRGGRVQINPVEGVNADKSLKRTNWDFNYRIPDYEQMVAEMAEWIYKHKDLYPHYNL is encoded by the coding sequence ATGAAATTTTTTGTTTGTGGATGTAATGGTATGGCTGGCCATACCATCTCCCTGTATCTTCAGGAGCAAGGACATGAGGTCTATGGCTTTGATCTAAGAGAAAGCGCTCTTATCAAGAGCTTTGCTGGGAATGCCTTTGACACTGAGACGATCGCCAGAGTTATCAAGGAAGGTAATTATGACACCGTCATTAACTGTATTGGAGTTCTTAATCAATTTGCTGAGAACAATCATGCCCTCGCCGCATTTTTGAATAGCTACTTTCCTCATTTCCTTGCCAAAATTACTGAAGGTACGGATACTCAGGTTATCCACATGACTACAGATTGTGTGTTTTCTGGCAAGAAAGGATCTTACACCGAACATGATCTGCGAGACGGTGAAACCTTCTATGATCGGAGCAAAGCCCTGGGAGAACTCGAAGATGATAAGAATCTTTCCTTGAGGAATTCAATTGTCGGAGCCGATATCAATCCAACGGGTATAGGTCTCTTAAACTGGTTTATGAATAACACTACGGGGGAGCATCCCGTGGTCAATGGTTATACTAAGGCAATGTGGACTGGTCAGTGCACCTACCAGCTAGCAAAAACAATGGAAGCAGCTGCAAAGGAGCGCGCTCACGGTCTCGTGAATGCTGTACCTGATACAGATATTTCCAAGTACGAGTTGCTGAAGCTGTTTAACAAGTATCTGAGAGGTGGGCGAGTTCAGATTAATCCTGTCGAGGGAGTTAATGCTGATAAAAGTCTGAAACGTACTAATTGGGACTTCAATTATCGTATTCCTGATTATGAGCAGATGGTAGCTGAAATGGCAGAGTGGATCTATAAACATAAGGATCTGTATCCTCATTATAACTTATAG
- a CDS encoding UDP-N-acetylmuramate dehydrogenase (manually curated), whose product MRVQKDCDLYPYNTMKLRSVADVVYFPENREELDNLVIKFKSEAVSFAVFSAGSNVIFSERVKTPLINLMSVDSSIEHLPDGRVKAGCSVRVQALIKDLQAHGLGGIEYLYSVPSSIGGAVYMNAGRGKTIGLSISDYLEEVEYFSLADNKIRIYKKNPVDFSHRHSPFQNMESIVISAIFRFPEQNPDVTEQKIKDRIEYSKKYLSADKPSCGSVFCEGNRFVYRLLMGKKVGGAMYSKKTPDWISNIGNATASDVKALVEKGKKFHKLFFSNCKSEIRFIS is encoded by the coding sequence ATGAGAGTTCAGAAAGATTGTGATTTGTATCCATATAATACAATGAAGCTGCGCTCTGTAGCTGATGTTGTATATTTCCCGGAAAATCGGGAGGAGTTAGATAATTTAGTCATTAAGTTTAAAAGCGAAGCGGTTTCGTTTGCTGTCTTCTCAGCTGGGAGCAATGTGATTTTCTCGGAAAGAGTGAAAACGCCACTCATAAATTTAATGTCAGTTGATTCTTCCATTGAGCATCTACCCGATGGAAGGGTTAAGGCTGGGTGCTCCGTTAGGGTCCAGGCGTTAATTAAGGATCTGCAGGCGCATGGATTAGGCGGAATTGAGTACCTTTATTCTGTACCATCTAGCATAGGTGGCGCGGTATACATGAATGCGGGAAGAGGCAAGACTATAGGTTTGTCAATTTCTGATTATTTAGAGGAAGTTGAATACTTTAGTTTGGCGGATAATAAGATACGCATTTATAAAAAGAATCCCGTGGATTTTTCCCATCGTCATTCTCCATTCCAAAATATGGAATCTATCGTTATTTCCGCGATATTTCGTTTCCCGGAACAAAATCCGGATGTTACTGAACAGAAGATAAAAGATAGAATTGAATATTCAAAAAAATATCTCTCAGCTGATAAACCAAGTTGTGGATCTGTGTTTTGTGAAGGGAATCGTTTTGTTTATCGTCTTCTTATGGGGAAAAAAGTAGGTGGCGCTATGTATTCAAAGAAGACGCCGGATTGGATTTCTAATATAGGAAATGCCACAGCTAGTGATGTAAAAGCGCTGGTTGAGAAAGGGAAGAAGTTTCATAAACTTTTCTTTAGTAACTGCAAGTCTGAAATACGTTTTATTTCCTAA
- a CDS encoding Glycosyl transferase family 2 — MVDVKYPRFTVIIPQKNRAEYLKWTLKTCMIQDYPNFEIIVSDDCSDDDSVSVVEELMRSDKRIKLFAHKKHLGMRDNFEFALNQVSPGYVMALGGDDGLVPGCIFRMYEILKETGLQLLTWPTAYFMYPKQECDVHNIFMVKRKRFNGVEIRNSKDFLKKIANTFRYQIDECPMFYMKGVASTEIVDRVKSRTPDNCFYYCPTPDGFSGVVLAGEVEKYAYTNEPLSIGGTTTKSQGRNYRRTDKKSREEAQQFFNDNLRRTMHHQLASQPYSPLVTLMTADYLLTAADLPGWPGKCYEISFENLIRRTFQFLEKSYFEEEVLVRELKILKEIATQHDLLPLFNSLSLKTRRRVVKEEQPYGFVITNSIRFDGSQIGIKNIYDASLAVNFVYNCYNRFSCKLFFELIRNSIKVLLRSCHYKVEKLPSIDSE, encoded by the coding sequence ATGGTAGATGTTAAATATCCAAGATTTACGGTGATAATTCCTCAAAAGAACCGTGCTGAGTACTTGAAATGGACGTTAAAAACGTGCATGATACAGGACTATCCTAACTTTGAGATAATTGTCTCTGATGATTGTAGCGATGATGACTCTGTTTCTGTTGTGGAAGAGTTGATGCGGAGTGATAAGCGTATTAAGTTGTTTGCGCATAAAAAACATCTGGGAATGAGGGATAATTTCGAGTTCGCTCTCAATCAAGTGTCTCCCGGATATGTTATGGCTCTTGGAGGGGATGATGGCCTTGTTCCGGGCTGTATTTTCAGGATGTATGAAATACTTAAAGAAACCGGATTGCAGTTGTTAACATGGCCTACCGCGTATTTTATGTATCCTAAACAGGAGTGTGATGTTCACAATATCTTTATGGTTAAAAGAAAAAGATTCAATGGCGTCGAAATTAGAAACTCAAAGGATTTCTTAAAGAAGATTGCGAATACTTTTCGATATCAGATCGATGAATGTCCTATGTTTTATATGAAGGGCGTCGCCTCTACTGAAATTGTAGATCGAGTGAAGAGTAGAACTCCTGATAACTGTTTTTATTACTGTCCAACACCAGACGGGTTCTCAGGAGTAGTTCTCGCTGGTGAAGTGGAGAAGTATGCCTATACGAACGAACCTTTATCAATTGGAGGAACTACAACGAAGTCTCAAGGAAGAAATTATAGAAGGACTGATAAGAAGTCGAGAGAAGAAGCTCAGCAGTTTTTTAACGACAACTTAAGAAGGACAATGCATCATCAATTGGCATCACAACCATATTCTCCATTAGTAACACTTATGACTGCTGATTATTTACTGACTGCGGCTGATCTCCCAGGATGGCCAGGTAAGTGTTACGAGATTTCTTTCGAAAATTTAATAAGAAGAACTTTTCAATTCTTGGAAAAGAGCTATTTTGAGGAAGAAGTTCTAGTCCGGGAGTTAAAAATTTTGAAAGAGATTGCTACCCAACATGATTTATTGCCATTGTTTAATTCCTTGTCGCTGAAGACCCGAAGGCGGGTGGTTAAAGAAGAACAACCATATGGCTTTGTCATCACCAATTCAATCAGGTTTGATGGTAGTCAGATCGGAATTAAAAACATATATGACGCTTCACTAGCCGTGAATTTTGTATACAATTGTTATAACAGATTTTCATGTAAGCTGTTTTTTGAACTGATACGTAATTCTATTAAGGTCTTGTTAAGAAGTTGTCACTATAAAGTCGAAAAATTGCCAAGTATCGATTCTGAGTAG
- a CDS encoding UDP-N-acetylglucosamine 2-epimerase (non-hydrolysing) (manually curated), translating into MGKLKLMTIVGTRPEIIKMSAIIKKADKYFEQIIVHTGQNYDYTLNEVFFKDLGLREPDYYLGVVGENLGQTMGNVIAKSYELMVKVKPDAIIVLGDTNSCLCVISAKRLKIPVFHMEAGNRCKDENLPEEVIRRIVDVTSDINLCYSEHARRYILDSGVKPEYTYVVGSPMAEVLKEVLPQIEASTVLKDLNLEPGKYILLSAHREENIDIESNFFSLMNAVNTMAETYDMPVLYSCHPRSQKMIEKRGFKFNDKVIQHKPLGFFDYNKLQQNAFCVVSDSGTVPEESAFFHFPAVSVRTSTERPEAMDKGVFTIGSITSEQVLQAVNLAVEMHRNGDDACDVPAYVDDNVSAKVIKLIQSYVGIINKMVWRKIN; encoded by the coding sequence ATGGGAAAATTGAAGTTGATGACAATCGTGGGCACTCGCCCCGAAATAATAAAAATGTCAGCCATCATTAAGAAGGCAGACAAGTATTTTGAGCAGATAATCGTCCATACAGGTCAGAACTATGACTACACGCTCAATGAGGTTTTTTTTAAGGATCTTGGATTGAGGGAGCCGGATTATTATCTTGGGGTGGTAGGCGAGAATCTTGGCCAGACGATGGGGAACGTCATTGCGAAGAGCTATGAGTTGATGGTAAAGGTTAAACCGGATGCGATCATTGTTTTGGGCGATACAAACAGTTGTCTGTGTGTTATCTCAGCCAAGCGACTTAAGATACCTGTATTCCATATGGAAGCCGGCAATCGTTGTAAGGACGAAAACCTTCCTGAGGAAGTCATCCGCAGAATCGTTGATGTTACCAGCGATATTAATCTTTGTTATAGCGAACATGCTCGTCGCTATATTCTTGATAGCGGCGTCAAGCCAGAATATACCTATGTCGTCGGTTCTCCGATGGCTGAGGTTTTGAAAGAAGTACTCCCTCAGATCGAAGCGAGCACGGTTCTAAAGGACCTTAACCTAGAACCTGGGAAATATATTCTCCTCTCTGCTCATCGTGAAGAGAATATCGATATTGAGTCGAACTTCTTCTCTTTGATGAACGCTGTAAATACTATGGCTGAGACTTACGACATGCCGGTACTTTACAGTTGTCATCCTCGCAGCCAGAAAATGATTGAAAAGCGAGGTTTTAAGTTTAATGATAAGGTTATACAGCACAAGCCACTAGGTTTCTTTGACTATAATAAGCTTCAGCAAAACGCATTCTGTGTAGTAAGCGACAGTGGTACGGTTCCTGAGGAAAGTGCTTTCTTCCATTTTCCTGCAGTTAGTGTGAGGACATCTACTGAACGTCCGGAGGCAATGGATAAGGGTGTTTTTACTATTGGCTCTATCACCTCAGAACAGGTCCTTCAGGCCGTAAATCTTGCTGTCGAGATGCACCGTAATGGTGACGATGCTTGTGATGTACCAGCATATGTTGATGATAATGTTTCAGCAAAGGTTATTAAGCTGATTCAAAGCTATGTGGGTATTATCAATAAGATGGTGTGGAGAAAGATTAATTAA
- a CDS encoding oligosaccharide repeat unit polymerase: MGVLSLIIYMLLWLFTLIHFYKKKRTIDAGNLLIFLFFVYSVFSIFLYLDTEGRGFRYISYSIPLFPLLFLYGMIMMSMSPVLKFDLKKVSGILGPSSRALDLITWIFIIASVLKLPADIMNIRTGITSIIMDSSAGLDIYKESMENSQASLGDGAISNLPAIISNLLSDFMCLVLVYYIIIKKNKKMILALSFAILTIPFGHLASSQRGPAISIVFSLAISYFALRQYVDASIKKKIELGAVAFVIAFSIPFMAITYSRFDRSDGGVGSSFLDYLGQENVNFAEYAFDNNGLRYGDRTFPLFKRMLGFKNVPHNFWERRDKYPYLKINDEVFIGYVGDFCLDFGPFITLIIFIFFSRLFYLATLPRRGIIHFQQLIILHFLMLLGMQGGMKLFPFADGAGLKIIVYIMLFIYFSIDNKKQRQLTYGRC; this comes from the coding sequence ATGGGCGTTCTATCGTTAATAATTTACATGCTTTTGTGGTTGTTTACTCTTATTCATTTCTATAAGAAAAAGAGGACAATTGATGCTGGTAATTTATTAATTTTTTTATTCTTTGTCTATTCTGTTTTCTCGATCTTTCTGTACCTTGACACGGAAGGTCGTGGCTTTAGGTATATATCATATAGTATTCCTCTTTTTCCTCTTTTGTTTCTTTATGGGATGATAATGATGTCGATGTCTCCCGTTCTAAAGTTTGATTTAAAAAAAGTTAGCGGAATTTTGGGCCCATCATCGAGGGCCTTGGACCTGATTACATGGATCTTTATTATAGCATCTGTGTTGAAACTACCGGCGGACATTATGAACATTCGAACAGGAATAACGAGTATAATTATGGATAGTTCGGCCGGGTTGGACATTTATAAAGAAAGTATGGAAAACAGCCAGGCTTCTCTTGGTGACGGTGCGATATCAAATCTTCCTGCTATAATCTCAAATTTACTTTCAGATTTTATGTGTCTTGTTCTTGTTTATTATATCATTATAAAGAAGAACAAAAAAATGATTTTAGCCCTGTCTTTCGCAATTCTTACGATTCCATTTGGCCATTTGGCGTCATCCCAGAGAGGCCCTGCCATATCGATTGTTTTTTCACTTGCTATCTCCTATTTTGCTTTAAGACAATATGTCGATGCGTCTATTAAGAAAAAAATTGAATTAGGGGCAGTTGCTTTTGTTATAGCATTCTCTATTCCTTTTATGGCTATAACATATAGTAGGTTCGATAGAAGTGATGGTGGAGTGGGGTCTTCGTTTCTTGATTATCTCGGACAAGAGAATGTCAATTTTGCTGAGTATGCTTTTGATAATAATGGGTTGCGTTACGGTGACAGAACATTCCCGTTATTCAAAAGAATGTTAGGATTTAAAAATGTTCCTCATAATTTTTGGGAACGACGTGATAAATATCCTTATTTAAAGATTAATGATGAGGTTTTTATTGGATATGTGGGTGATTTTTGTTTAGATTTTGGCCCGTTTATTACGCTTATCATTTTTATATTTTTTTCCAGATTGTTCTATTTAGCGACCCTGCCTAGAAGAGGAATCATTCATTTCCAACAATTAATCATATTGCATTTTCTGATGTTATTAGGCATGCAAGGTGGTATGAAACTTTTTCCTTTTGCCGATGGCGCTGGACTGAAAATTATTGTATACATTATGTTGTTTATCTATTTCAGTATTGACAACAAAAAACAAAGACAATTAACATATGGTAGATGTTAA